One window of the Bacteroidetes bacterium SB0662_bin_6 genome contains the following:
- a CDS encoding GH3 auxin-responsive promoter family protein produces the protein MFTLSGANGADPHCSPDTAEKSAGWLPSRTLAKVEGFLKDPVHVQHILLRGLLQQAADTEWGRRYGFEEIARARDVVAAYQARVPLHTYSDFEEDIRRIRGGARDVIWPGAFRHFAVSSGTTSTGKIIPVSAEMLAANRRFTLSVGITYLARTGNVGYLLGKHVVLPGRIEEDPAYPGMKIGEVSGLQAEHTPFLYRHILQAVPNEVAFLPNWEEKLREIARRTVGKDVRCLIMVPSWSVVFFDELIRQHRKRFGSNARTVADVWPRLQVFIAGGVALSSYRELLQEKIASPKLRFLEVYGASEGFFSFQDDANDPAMLLHLDNGVFFEFVRMDEINDPNARRYTIGEVETGVRYGLFVSTCSGLWSYPVGDVVRFTDTSPHKIFVAGRTSEMIDKYGEAVFGEEARHALRVACERTGAHVRDFHVAPKPPEADRPPSHQWLVEFERLPDSMDRFSEEIDGYLNEFNRHYRIRREAQAFERPDVIALPPGTFHAWFRETREKVSGQTKVPRMREDRKIADAVIALLNSETHAGERR, from the coding sequence ATGTTTACTTTGTCCGGCGCAAACGGTGCCGATCCGCACTGTTCTCCAGATACCGCTGAAAAATCGGCGGGTTGGCTTCCTTCACGAACGCTCGCGAAAGTGGAAGGGTTTTTAAAGGACCCGGTGCATGTGCAGCATATCCTGTTGCGAGGTCTCTTGCAGCAGGCCGCCGATACGGAGTGGGGCCGCCGGTACGGATTCGAAGAGATAGCCCGCGCCCGGGATGTGGTTGCGGCCTATCAGGCCCGCGTTCCGCTTCATACCTACAGCGACTTCGAGGAGGACATACGTCGTATCCGGGGCGGCGCGCGGGATGTTATATGGCCCGGCGCGTTTCGGCACTTCGCGGTGTCGAGCGGGACGACCTCCACCGGAAAGATCATCCCGGTGAGTGCGGAAATGCTTGCCGCGAATCGCCGTTTTACGCTCTCTGTCGGGATAACGTATCTGGCCCGGACGGGCAATGTCGGGTACCTGCTGGGCAAACACGTTGTGCTGCCCGGCCGCATTGAAGAAGACCCGGCCTATCCCGGGATGAAAATCGGGGAAGTCAGTGGGCTTCAGGCCGAACATACGCCTTTTTTGTACCGGCATATTCTTCAGGCTGTGCCGAACGAGGTAGCCTTTCTGCCGAACTGGGAAGAAAAGTTGCGCGAGATCGCCCGGAGGACGGTAGGGAAGGATGTGCGGTGTCTGATCATGGTCCCTTCATGGTCCGTGGTTTTTTTCGACGAACTTATCCGCCAGCATCGCAAGCGGTTCGGTTCCAACGCCAGAACGGTCGCCGACGTATGGCCCCGGCTGCAGGTATTCATTGCGGGAGGCGTGGCGCTGAGTTCCTACCGGGAATTGCTCCAGGAGAAGATCGCCTCGCCGAAACTGCGGTTTCTCGAGGTGTATGGCGCCTCGGAAGGATTTTTCTCCTTTCAGGACGATGCGAACGATCCGGCCATGCTCCTGCACCTCGACAACGGGGTGTTTTTCGAATTTGTCCGGATGGATGAAATCAACGATCCGAATGCGCGTCGATATACGATCGGCGAGGTGGAAACCGGTGTACGGTACGGTCTTTTCGTTTCCACATGCAGCGGGCTCTGGAGCTACCCCGTCGGGGATGTCGTGCGCTTCACGGATACCTCTCCGCATAAAATCTTTGTGGCGGGACGTACGAGCGAAATGATAGACAAGTACGGAGAGGCTGTTTTCGGCGAGGAAGCGCGCCATGCGTTACGCGTGGCCTGCGAGCGTACGGGGGCGCACGTGCGTGATTTTCATGTGGCTCCGAAACCTCCTGAAGCAGATCGTCCCCCGTCTCACCAGTGGCTCGTGGAGTTCGAGCGCCTGCCGGACAGCATGGATCGTTTTTCGGAGGAAATAGACGGGTACCTCAACGAGTTCAACCGGCATTACCGGATTCGTCGCGAGGCGCAGGCGTTCGAGCGCCCTGATGTGATAGCCTTGCCTCCAGGAACGTTTCATGCGTGGTTCCGGGAAACGCGGGAGAAGGTGAGCGGGCAAACCAAAGTGCCGCGCATGCGCGAGGATCGAAAAATCGCCGACGCCGTGATTGCTTTGCTCAACTCGGAAACCCATGCCGGGGAACGCCGGTAG
- the folP gene encoding dihydropteroate synthase: MFETHPAKTISDPDAFLMRVRGHTLDCTPGIASGAYVMGILNVTPDSFSDGGAYTSVPAALRRVGEMLDEGASLIDIGGESSRPSGTVYGEGASAVPVREEINRVLPVVEAVAHRFPEAILSIDTWKPEVAEATLAAGAHIVNDVTGLRYTRETATVAAGYNAPLVLMHSIGKPGAMPARHDYTDVVREVTASLSASVERAEAAGVQDIVVDPGFGFGKRHEENLQLLGALGDILELGRPVMIGVSRKSTIGAILGTPDNPAPVGDRLFGSLGATAIGVLRGASIVRTHDIRPTVELLRSMRAALYA, encoded by the coding sequence ATGTTCGAAACACACCCGGCAAAAACGATATCCGATCCTGATGCGTTCCTTATGCGCGTACGCGGGCATACGCTGGATTGTACCCCGGGGATAGCCTCCGGAGCGTATGTCATGGGCATTCTGAACGTAACCCCGGATTCGTTTTCGGACGGCGGAGCATATACCTCCGTGCCGGCGGCTTTGCGCCGCGTCGGGGAAATGCTCGACGAAGGCGCTTCACTCATCGACATAGGCGGGGAATCGTCCCGTCCGAGCGGCACTGTGTATGGCGAAGGGGCCTCCGCCGTTCCGGTCCGCGAAGAAATAAATCGGGTGCTTCCGGTCGTGGAAGCCGTGGCCCATCGCTTTCCCGAAGCCATTCTGTCCATCGACACCTGGAAGCCGGAGGTGGCGGAGGCAACGCTTGCAGCGGGGGCGCACATCGTTAACGACGTCACCGGACTTCGATATACCCGGGAAACGGCAACCGTAGCAGCCGGGTACAATGCCCCGCTCGTCCTCATGCACTCGATCGGCAAACCGGGTGCTATGCCGGCCCGGCACGACTATACGGATGTCGTGCGCGAGGTCACGGCTTCGCTGTCCGCCAGCGTGGAACGGGCGGAAGCGGCAGGAGTGCAGGACATTGTGGTCGATCCCGGTTTCGGTTTCGGAAAACGCCACGAAGAAAACCTGCAACTGCTTGGCGCGCTGGGAGATATATTGGAACTGGGACGCCCGGTCATGATCGGCGTATCGCGGAAAAGCACCATCGGGGCCATCCTCGGCACCCCTGACAACCCTGCCCCCGTCGGGGACAGGCTTTTCGGATCCCTCGGAGCCACGGCGATCGGGGTTCTGCGGGGCGCCTCTATCGTACGTACCCATGATATCCGCCCTACTGTAGAATTGCTTAGAAGTATGCGCGCCGCGCTGTATGCATAA
- a CDS encoding TIGR00159 family protein codes for MQIADWIIPLRIVDFVEIAAVSYILYKLYRFMRGTIALQILIGLIALYVVQVIVTAVDMTMLPALFSSIGEVAVLAVIILFQPEIRRVLLLLGRNPLVRRFVRSPTREKTMLEVIGAVEKMSEDRVGSLIAFERSSGLRNYTETGIGIEGNVSRDLLVTIFQGQNPLHDGAVIISGHRVEAARCILPVSSNIKPGTPMGLRHRAAIGLSEQTDAFVIVVSEQTGAISVSVDGELRQNLSVDDLRTSLAKAFTQSFDHDPAPVET; via the coding sequence GTGCAGATAGCCGACTGGATCATACCGCTCCGCATCGTCGATTTCGTTGAAATCGCAGCGGTGTCGTACATCCTGTATAAGCTCTACCGGTTCATGCGGGGTACGATCGCCTTGCAGATATTGATCGGGCTCATTGCGCTGTACGTCGTACAGGTGATCGTGACGGCGGTGGATATGACCATGCTTCCGGCTCTTTTTTCGTCGATTGGCGAGGTGGCCGTGCTGGCGGTCATCATTCTGTTTCAGCCGGAAATCCGGCGTGTACTGCTCTTGCTGGGACGTAATCCGCTGGTAAGACGCTTCGTCCGTTCGCCCACACGGGAAAAAACGATGCTGGAAGTCATCGGCGCCGTGGAAAAAATGAGCGAGGACCGCGTGGGCTCCCTGATCGCATTCGAACGGTCCTCGGGCCTGCGGAACTACACCGAAACGGGTATCGGCATCGAGGGCAATGTCTCCCGCGACTTACTGGTCACGATCTTTCAGGGACAAAACCCTCTGCATGACGGCGCCGTCATCATAAGCGGTCACCGCGTGGAAGCTGCGCGATGTATCCTGCCGGTTTCGAGCAACATAAAACCGGGCACGCCCATGGGGTTGCGCCACCGTGCAGCCATCGGCCTTTCCGAACAGACGGATGCGTTTGTCATCGTCGTTTCCGAGCAAACGGGCGCCATTTCCGTATCGGTGGACGGCGAATTGCGGCAAAACCTCTCTGTCGACGACCTGCGTACAAGCCTCGCCAAGGCGTTTACCCAGAGCTTCGACCATGACCCAGCCCCTGTCGAGACGTAA
- a CDS encoding protein-L-isoaspartate(D-aspartate) O-methyltransferase, producing the protein MMLRDGVFDRRRQRLVDKMRENGITDERVLAAIGSVHRHRFVEGAFRPRAYEDEALPIGMKQTISQPFTVAYQTMLLNPRPGDRILEIGTGSGYQAAVLCEMGARVFSIERHRPLLARTRSILESLGYRVVLRAGDGTLGWESQAPFDGIVVTAGASEAPEALLQQLHIEGEDDKPAGRLVIPVGDRRTQTMNLYRRLGKDDYERTASRNFKFVPLIGKQGGL; encoded by the coding sequence ATCATGCTACGTGACGGCGTATTCGACCGGCGACGGCAGCGGCTCGTAGACAAGATGCGGGAGAATGGCATTACCGATGAGCGCGTGCTGGCTGCTATCGGCTCGGTGCATCGGCACCGGTTTGTGGAAGGGGCGTTCAGGCCGCGCGCCTACGAAGACGAAGCGCTGCCGATCGGCATGAAGCAAACCATATCGCAGCCCTTCACGGTGGCATATCAGACCATGCTGCTGAATCCGCGCCCGGGAGATCGGATTCTGGAAATCGGCACCGGAAGCGGATATCAGGCGGCCGTACTCTGTGAAATGGGCGCCCGCGTATTTTCTATCGAGCGCCACAGGCCGCTGCTGGCGCGTACGCGCAGTATTCTTGAATCGCTCGGGTACCGGGTCGTGCTCAGAGCCGGCGACGGCACCCTGGGGTGGGAATCCCAGGCTCCTTTCGATGGCATTGTGGTCACTGCCGGCGCATCGGAAGCGCCGGAAGCACTCCTCCAGCAACTCCACATCGAAGGAGAAGACGACAAACCGGCCGGTCGCCTGGTAATACCTGTCGGGGACCGCCGCACGCAGACCATGAATCTGTACAGGCGTCTCGGCAAAGACGATTACGAGCGAACAGCCAGCAGAAATTTCAAGTTCGTCCCGCTGATCGGAAAGCAGGGAGGGCTATAG
- a CDS encoding GGDEF domain-containing protein, producing MFRILFVIAAVVAAALALVIEQPLLFVAAGASLSVALAMVIVHLVRRRQRRNRYRVRPESLPDITSDASEEEGEEDKQEEDLAALGILDIRPKGSGNGSEEQEAGSLTEVVSGNGSETSGTNGATETNGAGKTVPVQGTLDFSIQEQPQSVRISVSESTHKSLRGVLLPYLQAYRAITRANTVCLLRQPKRASQYHIEAIVSLNGNARGNGLFVSKTPLLPWEHRQPGLHVLRASEDQLSGNVCGYYRQRVAVKEVVLLPVPVPSSLAQYVLLADAMREHILDSEEKQLLSTHFAHLLGNILEMGICDELLQESKEDVRPRSEIIDEEIFKARDEDTPLALALVYLNRAEEVADEGGKRVVMQAESLLVQRLRETVQGARVERFGELMFGVFFKEEGVAVEQWAIRFQQDMLSYSGLLEDGVSIGIALLHEGNASAEALRREATEALREAFDTGMCTIVE from the coding sequence ATGTTCCGCATTCTTTTTGTCATCGCGGCTGTGGTGGCTGCCGCGCTGGCATTGGTCATTGAACAACCTTTACTGTTCGTGGCGGCTGGCGCTTCGCTAAGTGTCGCCCTGGCCATGGTGATCGTTCATTTAGTGCGTCGTCGGCAGCGTCGTAACAGGTACAGGGTGAGGCCGGAATCCCTGCCCGATATTACATCCGATGCCTCGGAAGAGGAAGGGGAGGAAGACAAGCAAGAGGAGGATCTTGCTGCACTCGGCATTCTTGATATTCGCCCGAAAGGTTCGGGCAACGGATCCGAAGAGCAGGAAGCAGGCTCTCTGACGGAGGTCGTTTCGGGAAACGGGTCGGAGACGTCCGGGACGAACGGCGCCACAGAGACGAACGGCGCCGGTAAGACCGTACCTGTACAGGGCACCCTGGATTTTTCTATTCAGGAACAGCCGCAGAGCGTTCGGATATCCGTCAGCGAGTCGACGCACAAATCGCTGCGCGGAGTACTTCTTCCCTATTTACAGGCGTACCGCGCCATTACCCGGGCCAATACGGTTTGCTTGTTGAGGCAGCCGAAAAGAGCGTCGCAGTACCATATCGAGGCCATCGTCAGTCTCAACGGCAACGCCCGCGGAAACGGTCTTTTTGTATCGAAAACACCTCTTTTGCCATGGGAGCATCGGCAGCCGGGGCTGCATGTGCTCCGGGCATCCGAAGACCAGCTTTCAGGGAATGTGTGCGGGTATTACCGGCAACGGGTTGCGGTCAAGGAAGTGGTTCTTTTACCCGTTCCGGTTCCTTCGTCGCTGGCTCAATACGTGCTGCTTGCCGATGCGATGCGCGAGCACATCCTTGATTCTGAGGAAAAACAGTTACTGTCCACGCATTTTGCCCATCTTCTGGGTAACATCCTCGAGATGGGGATATGCGACGAACTGTTGCAGGAATCGAAAGAAGACGTCCGACCGCGTAGTGAAATCATCGACGAAGAGATATTTAAGGCGCGTGACGAGGACACGCCCCTTGCGCTTGCGCTCGTTTACCTGAATCGCGCCGAGGAGGTCGCCGACGAAGGAGGCAAGCGGGTGGTCATGCAAGCCGAGAGCCTGCTGGTGCAGAGGCTGAGAGAGACCGTCCAGGGTGCTCGTGTCGAGCGGTTCGGCGAACTTATGTTCGGCGTGTTCTTCAAGGAAGAGGGGGTAGCCGTAGAGCAGTGGGCGATCCGGTTCCAGCAGGATATGCTCAGTTATTCCGGGTTGCTGGAAGATGGAGTGAGCATAGGTATTGCCTTGCTGCATGAGGGGAATGCCAGCGCGGAAGCGCTTCGCAGGGAAGCCACGGAGGCGCTTCGGGAAGCCTTTGACACCGGCATGTGCACTATCGTCGAGTAG
- a CDS encoding ABC transporter permease, translating into MRIPYSIREGLAGFRRARVSAFTSVSAMTVALTMIGLFGLLAYEVQQVSTWLRQRVGELEIFLKETAEDAEIAAVHLQVDGMRGVAETEFVSQSDARIIFREEFGEGADVFLDTPFLPASIKVRVLPAYVHPDSLAALTEEFSSWDHVDEVIFNRVLLAKVQENLRLLAMIGMVIGGIVVLASIFLVANTIRLTMYARRLLIRTMKLVGATERFIRRPFVVEGMVQGIVSGLLAALLLWGLHTLAQDYLPQTSTFSNVFLLFAFGGLTACGMVLGWIGSRFAFRKVIGNIALH; encoded by the coding sequence ATGCGGATACCGTACAGCATTCGAGAGGGACTGGCCGGATTCCGCCGGGCCAGGGTTTCGGCGTTTACTTCAGTCAGTGCAATGACGGTAGCGCTGACAATGATCGGATTGTTCGGGCTGCTTGCCTACGAGGTGCAGCAAGTATCGACATGGTTGCGTCAACGCGTCGGTGAGTTGGAGATTTTCCTGAAAGAAACTGCGGAGGATGCGGAGATTGCCGCCGTACATCTGCAGGTCGACGGTATGCGGGGCGTTGCCGAGACAGAATTTGTGTCCCAAAGCGATGCCCGGATTATTTTCCGGGAAGAATTCGGAGAAGGGGCCGATGTATTTCTGGATACGCCTTTTCTTCCGGCCTCCATCAAGGTTCGGGTGCTGCCCGCCTATGTGCATCCGGATAGTCTTGCGGCGCTCACCGAAGAGTTCAGTTCATGGGATCATGTGGACGAAGTGATTTTTAATCGTGTTCTGCTTGCCAAGGTGCAGGAAAATCTACGCCTGCTGGCCATGATCGGCATGGTGATCGGGGGTATTGTCGTATTGGCTTCCATATTTCTGGTCGCCAACACGATCCGCCTTACCATGTATGCGCGTCGTCTGCTTATTCGCACTATGAAACTTGTCGGCGCCACGGAGCGCTTTATCCGCCGGCCGTTTGTGGTGGAAGGTATGGTGCAGGGGATCGTGTCCGGGCTTCTTGCGGCGCTCTTGCTCTGGGGGTTGCATACGCTGGCTCAGGATTATCTCCCGCAAACGAGTACGTTTTCGAATGTCTTTCTTCTTTTCGCGTTCGGTGGATTAACGGCATGCGGCATGGTGCTTGGATGGATTGGTTCCCGCTTTGCATTTCGCAAGGTGATAGGAAACATAGCATTGCATTAG
- the pheA gene encoding prephenate dehydratase produces the protein MQSSPAIRIAFQGETGAFSEEALQCLHPGAEGAPFPSFEKVFEALGSEAADQAVIPIENSLFGSVHECYDLLRIHDVSIIGELKLRIRHNLIGFSGASLEDIRVVRSHPQALGQCRRFLRMHLSSADVIAAYDTAGAVRELAQGGGPNEAAIGSERAAAVYGLEILEAGIESNHQNYTRFLLLSPKQEMPPPVPDIRKDWKTSIVFSMRTNVPGALFKSLAVFALRELDLFKIESRPLVGSPGNYRFYLDVLGAASDKPVELALDHLREIASYLKVLGSYRSGKTQE, from the coding sequence ATGCAGTCTTCCCCCGCCATACGGATTGCTTTTCAGGGAGAAACGGGCGCTTTCAGTGAGGAAGCGTTGCAGTGCTTGCATCCGGGCGCCGAAGGGGCTCCCTTCCCATCCTTCGAAAAGGTTTTCGAGGCGCTCGGAAGCGAAGCAGCCGATCAGGCGGTCATTCCCATCGAAAACTCGCTGTTCGGCAGCGTACACGAGTGCTACGACCTGCTGCGCATACACGATGTGTCGATTATCGGCGAGTTGAAGCTGCGGATCAGGCACAACCTGATCGGTTTTTCGGGCGCTTCCCTTGAGGATATTCGCGTGGTGCGTTCCCATCCGCAAGCGTTGGGTCAGTGCCGGCGTTTCCTCCGGATGCATCTGTCATCCGCTGACGTGATCGCCGCATACGACACCGCGGGCGCCGTACGGGAACTTGCCCAGGGCGGCGGTCCGAACGAGGCCGCTATCGGGAGTGAACGTGCAGCGGCTGTGTATGGGCTCGAGATTCTCGAAGCCGGCATCGAAAGCAATCATCAGAATTATACGCGGTTCCTGCTGCTTTCGCCAAAACAGGAAATGCCTCCGCCGGTCCCCGACATCCGGAAGGACTGGAAAACATCCATCGTGTTTTCGATGCGGACCAATGTCCCCGGGGCGCTTTTCAAGAGCCTTGCCGTATTTGCTCTCCGGGAACTTGACCTGTTCAAGATAGAAAGCCGCCCCCTCGTAGGGAGTCCGGGCAATTATCGTTTCTACCTGGATGTGCTCGGCGCTGCCTCGGACAAACCCGTGGAACTGGCGCTGGATCATCTCCGGGAAATTGCGTCGTACCTCAAGGTACTGGGGTCATACAGGAGCGGAAAAACGCAAGAGTAA
- a CDS encoding arginine--tRNA ligase: protein MKEYLARELIAALADFEGVPQDFVPEFEKPKNPEHGDLATNAAMQLARYLRRAPRSIAEELADRLLARPLDATRIASVEAAGSGFINFRFSTEYLVSELRALLEAGESFGRSTTGRGKRALVEYVSANPTGPLTVGHGRNAVLGDTVANLLAWNGYDVTREYYFNDAGRQMRVLGESVQARYQAIVDPETPRKQIDAGGVSMEVPASFPEDGYLGAYITDIAERLHARAEDAPDMAGDVAPFKKAAEEAIFADIAHTLTRLGIHMDTYFNERSLYENDAVWRTLERLREQGHCYDRDGAVWFRTTAFGKEQDTVLVKSSGEPTYRLPDIAYHADKCERGFERIVDILGADHIATYPDVLHGLRALGYDADRVEVIVHQFVTLVRGGAPVKMSTRRATYVTLDDLMDEVGEDVTRFFFLMRSPNAHLEFDLDLAKEASEKNPVFYLQYAHARICSILRKAEEVGFHGGADADLSLLGHPAEIALMKALLRLPEVLEYAATMREPHQVANFLREVAVAFTQFYGHCRIIGEENDLAAARMQLARAARIVLANGLHVLGISSPERM from the coding sequence GTGAAAGAGTATCTTGCGAGAGAACTGATTGCGGCGCTGGCGGATTTCGAGGGGGTGCCGCAGGATTTCGTGCCGGAGTTCGAAAAACCCAAAAATCCCGAGCACGGCGATCTGGCCACGAATGCGGCTATGCAACTGGCGCGGTATCTGCGCCGTGCCCCCCGCAGTATTGCCGAAGAACTGGCGGACCGTCTGCTTGCCCGTCCGCTTGACGCTACGCGGATTGCCTCTGTGGAGGCGGCAGGTTCCGGATTTATCAATTTTCGTTTTTCGACCGAATATCTGGTCAGCGAGTTACGGGCATTGCTCGAAGCCGGGGAGTCGTTCGGCCGCTCGACGACAGGTCGCGGCAAACGGGCCCTCGTTGAGTATGTGAGTGCAAACCCCACGGGCCCGCTGACGGTCGGCCACGGACGGAATGCGGTGCTCGGCGATACGGTGGCCAACCTGCTGGCATGGAATGGCTACGACGTGACCCGCGAGTATTATTTTAACGATGCCGGGCGCCAGATGCGGGTGCTGGGCGAGTCGGTGCAGGCGCGGTATCAGGCGATCGTGGATCCGGAAACGCCGCGCAAGCAAATAGACGCCGGTGGAGTTTCCATGGAGGTGCCCGCATCGTTCCCGGAGGACGGCTACCTTGGCGCCTACATTACCGACATTGCAGAGCGCCTTCATGCCCGGGCAGAGGACGCTCCCGATATGGCCGGCGACGTTGCTCCCTTCAAGAAAGCGGCCGAGGAGGCGATCTTCGCCGACATAGCGCATACGCTTACCCGTCTCGGTATCCACATGGATACGTATTTCAACGAGCGGAGCCTGTACGAGAACGATGCCGTATGGCGCACGCTGGAACGGTTACGGGAGCAGGGTCATTGCTATGATCGGGACGGAGCCGTGTGGTTCAGAACCACGGCATTCGGCAAGGAACAGGATACGGTGCTGGTCAAGAGCAGCGGCGAGCCGACCTATCGCCTTCCCGATATCGCCTACCATGCCGATAAGTGCGAGCGGGGCTTCGAGCGGATCGTGGACATTCTCGGCGCGGATCACATTGCAACGTACCCCGATGTGTTGCATGGCCTGCGGGCGTTGGGTTACGACGCCGACCGCGTGGAGGTCATTGTTCACCAGTTTGTTACGCTTGTGCGCGGCGGAGCGCCCGTAAAGATGAGCACCCGCAGGGCGACCTATGTGACGCTGGACGACTTGATGGATGAAGTAGGCGAGGATGTAACGCGGTTTTTCTTTTTGATGCGGTCACCCAATGCCCATCTCGAATTCGATCTGGACCTGGCGAAGGAAGCCAGCGAAAAAAACCCGGTGTTTTATCTGCAATATGCGCATGCGCGCATTTGCTCCATTCTTCGCAAGGCGGAGGAAGTGGGTTTTCACGGCGGGGCCGATGCCGACTTGTCGTTGCTTGGGCATCCCGCCGAGATTGCGCTGATGAAGGCGCTGTTGCGGCTGCCGGAGGTTCTTGAGTATGCCGCAACAATGCGCGAGCCGCACCAGGTGGCCAATTTTTTACGCGAAGTGGCCGTTGCTTTTACGCAGTTCTATGGACACTGCCGTATTATCGGAGAGGAAAATGATCTGGCGGCTGCCCGCATGCAACTGGCGCGCGCTGCGCGGATCGTACTCGCGAATGGTTTGCACGTACTCGGTATCTCCAGCCCGGAGCGTATGTGA
- the rodA gene encoding rod shape-determining protein RodA, producing MRIWYRNLDYFTIFAWMALVMIGLVAIYSTTNGPSAEYLLESVRQNFWRQSAWIVISLGAGMTCLFLPVHFFQRIAWVAYFGTLILLVLALLFGREINGARSWLQIGGLTLQVSEVAKVGAVLAGAQLISTMRPNSSRAKYAMLLFGVFLIPMALILLQNDAGTALVFFAIAPIALFWSIWPTGMFIVMVATGIAGYFSIVHLPTAIVFSVLFTLAVLWQTRERVYGVMAGVFSFGAIGAVLFALNRVFRPHQVARILSFTNPGAEEFRSGVGFQLVQSKAAIGSGGLAGKGFMEGTQTQGAYVPEQSTDFVFSIIGEEWGFIGSMVVIAMFALLLIRVIQMGIQIKHPFGSMAAVGIAAIYLVHVFVNIGTVVGLLPVIGIPLPFVSYGGSAMLANTVLLGILLNLHMRRDDFPIYVY from the coding sequence ATGCGTATCTGGTATCGGAATCTGGATTATTTCACGATCTTTGCCTGGATGGCCCTGGTGATGATCGGCCTGGTGGCCATCTACAGCACCACGAATGGTCCTTCCGCGGAGTATCTTCTCGAGTCTGTGCGTCAGAATTTCTGGCGCCAGTCGGCATGGATCGTCATATCGCTGGGCGCCGGTATGACATGCCTTTTTCTTCCGGTGCATTTTTTCCAGCGGATTGCCTGGGTTGCCTACTTCGGTACGTTGATATTGCTTGTTCTCGCTCTTTTGTTCGGACGGGAAATCAATGGAGCGAGGAGTTGGCTGCAGATAGGAGGGCTGACCCTGCAGGTATCCGAAGTGGCCAAGGTAGGTGCCGTGCTGGCGGGGGCCCAGTTGATTTCCACCATGCGGCCCAATTCGAGCAGGGCGAAGTATGCGATGCTACTGTTTGGCGTTTTCCTGATACCCATGGCGTTGATTCTTCTTCAGAACGATGCCGGAACCGCGCTTGTGTTTTTCGCCATCGCGCCCATTGCGTTGTTCTGGTCGATCTGGCCCACAGGCATGTTTATCGTGATGGTCGCTACGGGCATCGCGGGCTATTTTTCGATCGTGCATCTTCCAACGGCGATCGTTTTCTCGGTGCTGTTTACGCTCGCTGTGTTATGGCAGACACGGGAGCGCGTGTACGGCGTCATGGCCGGGGTATTTTCCTTTGGCGCGATTGGCGCCGTGCTGTTTGCATTGAACCGGGTGTTTCGTCCTCATCAGGTAGCCCGCATCCTTTCTTTTACGAATCCCGGTGCGGAGGAATTCCGGTCGGGCGTGGGTTTTCAACTCGTGCAGTCAAAGGCAGCCATCGGCTCAGGGGGTTTGGCCGGTAAGGGATTCATGGAAGGGACGCAGACGCAGGGGGCCTACGTGCCCGAGCAATCGACGGATTTTGTCTTCAGTATCATTGGAGAAGAATGGGGATTTATCGGCTCGATGGTCGTGATTGCCATGTTTGCGCTTCTGCTCATTCGAGTGATCCAGATGGGCATCCAGATCAAACATCCCTTCGGGAGCATGGCTGCCGTAGGAATAGCGGCGATCTATCTCGTGCATGTTTTTGTCAATATCGGGACGGTGGTGGGCCTGCTGCCGGTCATTGGTATTCCGTTGCCTTTCGTTTCATACGGCGGATCGGCTATGCTCGCCAACACGGTGTTGCTGGGGATCCTGTTGAATCTGCACATGCGGCGCGACGATTTTCCCATCTACGTATATTGA